From a region of the Paenibacillus lutimineralis genome:
- a CDS encoding alpha/beta hydrolase has protein sequence MLALVLIVAVPITIFMQIIIHSNVPELAEGSIEQRYAQQGSYHVKVEEVKSTSGEALFRIYYPAFQGDESYPIISWGNGTDATPDRYDELLTHLASWGFIVIDSYSKTTGTGKEIVEAIDYLRNENQLANSLFYQKIQMEQIGVVGHSQGSTGVINAHTNYISGSLIKTVVSIALPDLKHCDPEDVYDTARITVPFLIMGGTRDFLISPVSTNQLALHSTNASTPVMMGMAKGAAHTAIEGNGGNHRGYLTAWMRYWLLDDQEAMKAFHGGSSEMMHNTNWVDVIQANMDDNQ, from the coding sequence TTGTTAGCTTTAGTCCTTATCGTTGCAGTTCCAATTACAATATTCATGCAAATAATCATTCATTCTAATGTACCAGAACTTGCAGAAGGCAGCATTGAGCAGCGGTATGCACAGCAAGGAAGCTATCATGTAAAGGTAGAAGAAGTGAAGAGTACGAGCGGAGAGGCTTTATTTAGAATATACTACCCAGCATTTCAAGGAGATGAATCCTATCCTATTATTTCTTGGGGGAATGGAACAGATGCCACTCCAGATCGTTATGATGAGCTCTTAACTCATCTTGCTAGCTGGGGATTCATTGTAATAGATTCCTATAGCAAGACAACAGGAACAGGCAAAGAAATTGTGGAGGCTATTGATTATTTGAGAAATGAAAACCAACTAGCAAACAGCTTGTTTTATCAAAAAATACAAATGGAACAGATTGGTGTAGTTGGACATTCTCAAGGGTCTACTGGGGTTATTAATGCTCATACCAACTATATAAGTGGATCGTTGATTAAGACGGTTGTATCCATCGCTCTCCCGGATTTGAAGCATTGTGATCCAGAAGATGTGTACGATACAGCACGGATTACCGTTCCTTTCCTCATTATGGGCGGTACACGAGATTTTCTAATCTCACCGGTATCAACGAATCAATTAGCCTTGCATAGTACTAACGCAAGCACGCCTGTTATGATGGGGATGGCTAAAGGTGCAGCTCATACAGCGATTGAAGGCAATGGTGGCAATCATAGGGGTTACTTGACGGCTTGGATGAGATATTGGCTGCTTGATGATCAGGAAGCCATGAAGGCATTTCATGGGGGATCTTCCGAGATGATGCATAATACAAATTGGGTGGACGTTATACAAGCAAATATGGATGATAATCAATAA
- a CDS encoding DUF4256 domain-containing protein: MMENTKKRLSPEQREELLKTLKVRFEKNMNRHIDLKWAGVQEKLEANAEKLWSLNEMELTGGEPDVVGYDTESGEFIFYDCSAESPKGRRSVCYDREALESRKQHKPENCVMDMVTAMGIELLTEEQYRELQKLGNFDTKTSSWLKTPSDIRSLGGAIFGDFRYGNVFVYHNGAESYYAGRGFRGSLRV, from the coding sequence ATTATGGAAAATACAAAAAAGCGGTTGTCCCCAGAGCAACGCGAAGAACTGCTTAAAACATTGAAGGTTCGTTTTGAGAAAAACATGAACCGACATATAGATCTTAAATGGGCTGGAGTACAAGAAAAGCTGGAAGCTAATGCGGAAAAGCTGTGGTCGCTCAATGAGATGGAACTCACCGGAGGAGAACCGGATGTTGTTGGCTATGATACTGAGTCGGGCGAATTCATCTTTTATGATTGCTCAGCCGAAAGTCCTAAAGGCCGCAGAAGTGTTTGTTATGACCGTGAAGCGTTGGAGTCCAGAAAACAACATAAGCCGGAAAACTGTGTGATGGATATGGTGACTGCCATGGGCATTGAGCTTTTGACAGAAGAGCAATACAGGGAACTGCAGAAACTTGGAAATTTCGATACAAAAACATCAAGCTGGTTGAAAACTCCTTCTGACATTAGATCACTTGGCGGCGCCATATTTGGCGATTTCCGCTACGGAAATGTCTTCGTGTATCATAACGGTGCGGAATCATACTACGCCGGCAGAGGGTTCCGCGGCTCACTAAGGGTGTAA
- a CDS encoding MBL fold metallo-hydrolase, with the protein MELRRITDCVFYTMFNKESDRPVLGYINGQNRSLMVDSGNSINHVEWFNEAIRNEGLRTPEFIAITHWHWDHTFGMYAVNGTTIAHQKTNVKLAEIAKWEWTDSKMKERLEAGVEIEFADTCIRTEYPTLSEIRVVTSDISFEGYMEIDLGGITAELHHIPSPHSDDSVCIFIPQERVLFIGDAVGVDYYNNCYLDKDKLRSLITAIEGFDFDTCVVGHAEPISKQSIVNIMNSLMER; encoded by the coding sequence ATGGAGCTAAGACGAATAACAGATTGTGTATTTTATACTATGTTCAACAAAGAGTCAGATAGACCGGTCCTTGGTTATATAAATGGGCAAAATCGTTCTTTGATGGTAGACTCAGGCAATTCTATAAATCATGTTGAATGGTTTAATGAAGCCATACGTAATGAAGGATTAAGAACACCGGAATTCATTGCGATTACGCATTGGCACTGGGATCATACCTTTGGTATGTATGCGGTAAATGGGACTACCATTGCCCACCAAAAAACAAATGTTAAATTAGCGGAAATCGCGAAGTGGGAATGGACAGATTCTAAAATGAAAGAGAGATTAGAAGCTGGGGTTGAGATTGAATTTGCGGATACCTGTATTCGAACAGAATACCCTACACTATCGGAAATACGAGTAGTAACTTCTGATATCTCTTTCGAGGGATATATGGAAATCGATCTCGGAGGCATTACTGCAGAATTACATCATATTCCCTCACCGCATAGTGATGATTCTGTGTGCATCTTTATACCTCAAGAAAGAGTGTTATTTATTGGCGATGCGGTTGGAGTCGATTATTATAATAATTGCTACTTGGATAAAGATAAATTGCGTTCTTTAATTACAGCGATTGAAGGATTTGATTTTGATACTTGTGTAGTAGGACATGCTGAACCAATTAGTAAACAAAGCATTGTTAATATCATGAACTCTCTTATGGAACGTTAA
- a CDS encoding MFS transporter: MLKKSAFPLLLLNMFLANLSMGLVIPIVPKLLEIFSANGQAAGYLVSCFGLTQFLFSPLAGNLSDRYGRKPMIMIGLVLFAVSNLLAALASDLTLLFVSRLIGGIGSAALIPSIIAYIADITADDQRSKAMSWLGASMTSGFIIGPGVGGLLAEWGIKTPFFVSACVGLVAMFCSLWGLPESLSANIREMHRQVKEKKDNVFRQIVLSIRSRYFTLLLIVFAMTFGLTHFEAIFPLYVVQVYGFTTRQIAILLTVCSLIGTLNQLLLGDRITQRFGEKRIIGAMLLLSAVSLVFLLFSGHFYYVMVITMLFFTFNNILRPTINTLLSKVAGAEQGFVAGMNNSYTSLGTIFGPMLAGILFEIHFDLPYLFGGFVLLVSSIFSGSQLRKVLSSGNV; encoded by the coding sequence ATGTTAAAAAAGTCAGCGTTTCCATTACTTCTGTTAAACATGTTTCTTGCCAATCTAAGTATGGGTCTTGTCATTCCGATCGTACCGAAACTTCTTGAGATATTCTCGGCTAACGGTCAGGCCGCGGGTTATTTAGTCTCCTGCTTCGGCCTGACTCAGTTCCTATTCTCACCCCTTGCAGGTAACTTGTCAGATCGATACGGCCGTAAACCGATGATTATGATAGGTTTAGTGTTATTCGCAGTCTCAAATTTGCTCGCAGCGTTAGCAAGTGATCTTACTTTATTATTCGTATCGCGATTGATTGGGGGAATAGGCTCAGCTGCCTTAATCCCGTCCATTATTGCGTATATTGCTGACATTACTGCAGATGATCAACGTAGCAAGGCCATGTCATGGTTAGGAGCGTCGATGACATCCGGGTTTATTATCGGACCGGGTGTCGGTGGATTACTTGCCGAATGGGGCATCAAGACGCCATTCTTTGTATCCGCATGTGTAGGACTGGTGGCGATGTTTTGCAGTCTATGGGGATTGCCTGAATCACTGTCGGCGAACATTCGCGAGATGCATCGGCAAGTGAAGGAAAAGAAGGATAATGTTTTCCGGCAAATTGTACTTTCGATTCGGTCTCGCTATTTTACCCTGTTGCTCATTGTTTTCGCCATGACCTTCGGTTTGACGCATTTTGAAGCGATTTTCCCTCTTTATGTCGTACAGGTCTACGGATTCACGACGCGTCAAATCGCTATACTACTTACCGTATGTTCGTTAATCGGCACGTTGAATCAACTATTGTTGGGCGACCGGATTACACAACGGTTCGGGGAAAAACGAATTATTGGTGCCATGTTGTTGTTATCGGCGGTATCTCTTGTATTCTTATTGTTCTCAGGCCATTTCTATTATGTTATGGTAATCACGATGTTATTTTTTACCTTCAATAATATTTTGCGCCCTACAATTAATACGCTACTATCCAAAGTGGCCGGGGCTGAGCAAGGGTTTGTAGCCGGGATGAATAATTCCTATACGAGTCTCGGTACGATATTTGGGCCGATGCTGGCGGGAATTTTGTTTGAAATCCATTTCGACTTGCCCTATCTGTTTGGGGGATTCGTACTGCTAGTCAGCAGTATCTTCTCGGGAAGTCAATTACGAAAAGTACTTTCGTCGGGGAACGTTTAA
- a CDS encoding nucleoside deaminase, translating into MINDSDLKHLRRCIELAKTALEVGDEPFGSILVSESGDVLAEDHNHVAGGDHTQHPEFALARWAAENMTSEERSKATVYTSGEHCPMCAAAHGWVGLGRIVYASSSAQLVQWLNEMGVAASRVRSLPIQDVIRDTTIDGPVPELAEQVRELHRQYHG; encoded by the coding sequence ATGATTAATGATTCAGACTTGAAGCATTTGCGACGCTGCATTGAACTGGCAAAGACTGCTCTGGAAGTTGGCGACGAGCCATTCGGTTCTATCCTTGTCTCAGAGAGCGGAGATGTACTTGCGGAAGACCACAACCATGTTGCCGGTGGAGACCACACTCAGCACCCAGAATTTGCACTGGCTCGTTGGGCAGCTGAGAACATGACATCAGAAGAAAGAAGCAAGGCGACCGTATATACCTCAGGCGAACATTGCCCGATGTGTGCTGCGGCCCACGGCTGGGTTGGTTTGGGTCGGATCGTATATGCCAGTTCTTCCGCCCAGCTGGTACAATGGCTGAATGAAATGGGAGTTGCCGCCTCGCGTGTGCGCAGCCTTCCAATCCAAGACGTTATTCGTGATACAACCATTGACGGTCCTGTTCCCGAGCTCGCGGAGCAAGTTCGAGAGTTGCATCGTCAGTACCACGGATAA
- a CDS encoding IucA/IucC family C-terminal-domain containing protein yields the protein MATLDHPLFKTRYHMFRADSAHISSEALIIHGVDLLDSEALEAFLSVFGEAIQSPRKEVTGSIFMKRYVSLIAGALYAFSYCDRCLDISLEQLKIVLQKDKLHFLLATEEELPGISMIPEREERRRLLLQRMYHSNMKPVWNAIIQATGIGGSTLWATLSYLVAYWKQEDINKLETDEARRCVEEDYRYFTNHAWIDSFADCPINPIFSRFKSVEIDDHTVLVRAKCCLQYCLPGDDRYCYTCPRISEENRTRKYRAHH from the coding sequence ATGGCAACACTCGATCACCCCTTATTTAAGACAAGATACCATATGTTCCGTGCGGACTCGGCTCATATATCTTCAGAGGCACTAATCATTCATGGTGTTGATTTGCTTGATTCCGAGGCCCTGGAGGCATTTCTATCCGTCTTCGGCGAAGCGATTCAGTCACCGCGTAAGGAAGTTACAGGCTCCATCTTCATGAAGCGTTATGTTTCCCTCATTGCTGGAGCATTGTACGCCTTCTCTTATTGCGACCGCTGCCTGGACATTTCCCTTGAGCAACTCAAGATCGTCTTACAGAAGGATAAGCTCCATTTTCTATTAGCAACCGAGGAGGAGTTGCCGGGTATCTCGATGATTCCAGAACGAGAGGAGCGGCGGCGCCTGCTACTTCAACGTATGTACCACTCCAATATGAAACCAGTGTGGAATGCAATTATTCAAGCCACCGGTATTGGCGGGTCAACATTATGGGCTACATTGTCTTATCTCGTTGCCTATTGGAAGCAGGAGGATATCAACAAGCTTGAAACCGATGAAGCAAGACGATGTGTCGAAGAGGATTATCGTTACTTCACGAACCACGCTTGGATTGACAGCTTTGCAGACTGCCCGATTAACCCCATCTTCTCTCGATTCAAGTCGGTCGAGATTGATGATCACACCGTCTTGGTCAGAGCGAAATGCTGCTTACAGTACTGTCTACCGGGAGATGATCGCTACTGCTATACATGTCCGCGCATCAGCGAGGAGAACCGAACACGTAAGTATCGCGCTCACCACTAA
- a CDS encoding ABC transporter ATP-binding protein, translated as MIAMETKDLCLAYGEAIVFDELNFSIPKGKITVFVGSNGCGKSTLLRSLARLIKPKDGVVLIDGSEIAKLPTKEVAKRLAILPQGPIAPEGLTVLQLVKQGRYPYQSWLRQWSQEDEQKVTQALEATGMTAYAERTVDSLSGGQRQRAWIALTLAQGTDTILLDEPTTYLDLTHQIDVLDLLFELYEKEGRTIIMVLHDINLACRYAHHMVAIKDHAIWAAGKPEDIVNEEMIADVFGMECIISQDPLFGTPMVIPHGKGRKPNLD; from the coding sequence ATGATCGCAATGGAAACGAAGGATTTATGTCTCGCCTATGGCGAGGCAATCGTATTTGATGAATTGAATTTCTCCATCCCGAAGGGGAAGATTACGGTCTTTGTCGGTAGCAATGGATGCGGCAAGTCGACGCTGCTTCGTTCCTTGGCGCGTCTCATTAAGCCGAAGGATGGAGTTGTACTTATAGATGGCAGCGAAATCGCCAAACTACCGACCAAGGAGGTTGCGAAGCGGCTCGCCATTTTACCGCAGGGTCCGATTGCCCCCGAGGGGCTTACCGTCTTGCAGCTCGTCAAGCAAGGGCGATATCCTTATCAATCATGGCTACGCCAATGGTCGCAGGAGGATGAACAGAAGGTCACACAGGCGCTTGAGGCGACGGGCATGACTGCTTATGCCGAGCGTACCGTGGATTCACTATCGGGCGGGCAACGCCAGCGCGCATGGATCGCCTTAACGCTTGCGCAAGGCACCGATACGATCTTGCTTGATGAGCCGACCACGTATCTGGATTTGACACATCAGATTGATGTGCTTGATCTGCTGTTTGAGCTGTATGAGAAGGAAGGCCGTACGATCATTATGGTGTTGCATGATATTAATCTCGCTTGCCGCTATGCACATCATATGGTGGCCATCAAGGATCATGCGATATGGGCGGCGGGTAAGCCTGAAGATATCGTTAACGAAGAAATGATTGCTGACGTATTCGGTATGGAATGCATCATTTCACAAGACCCGCTGTTTGGTACACCAATGGTGATTCCACATGGAAAAGGGCGCAAGCCAAATTTGGACTAA
- a CDS encoding FecCD family ABC transporter permease, whose translation MSKYISVRRPWYSFLISRKVLWSCLVLLAVTIAFIILSVGLGSVRIGVLDTLLAIFGHAKDSSHEVIIYNLRMPRIVVAILVGAALAVSGAILQGMIRNPLASPDIVGISGGATLGAVLYFYYFAGTVSIHFLPIGAIIGAFVATFVIYLLAWSKGVSPLKMVLIGIGMNAAFNAITYMLLVSAPFILAQKSLTFMTGSIYGTSWKNDVLPLLPWVLILLPAAMLYARHVNVQELGDDVAAGVGSPVQKHRFVLLILAVALAGAAVAIGGAISFIGLMAPHIARRLVGPSFGGVLPCSALIGALLLLIADLIGRTVFTPLDIPAGVFTAVIGAPFFIYLLYRHRHQ comes from the coding sequence ATGAGCAAATATATTTCAGTTCGACGTCCATGGTATTCGTTCCTTATTAGCCGCAAGGTGCTCTGGTCTTGCTTAGTCTTATTAGCTGTAACTATTGCTTTTATTATATTAAGCGTGGGATTGGGCAGCGTGAGGATTGGAGTGCTTGATACGTTGCTGGCCATTTTTGGTCATGCCAAGGACAGCTCGCACGAGGTAATCATCTATAATCTGCGGATGCCACGGATTGTCGTTGCAATTCTTGTAGGTGCCGCATTGGCGGTATCTGGCGCCATTCTGCAAGGCATGATTCGCAATCCGCTTGCATCTCCTGATATTGTAGGTATTTCAGGTGGGGCGACACTGGGTGCGGTGCTTTATTTCTATTATTTTGCAGGCACAGTTAGTATTCATTTCTTACCCATCGGTGCTATTATTGGTGCATTTGTAGCTACGTTCGTCATTTATTTGCTGGCGTGGAGTAAGGGCGTATCGCCGCTTAAGATGGTGCTGATCGGTATCGGTATGAACGCGGCGTTTAACGCTATCACGTATATGCTGCTTGTCTCTGCGCCGTTCATTCTGGCACAGAAGTCTCTCACGTTCATGACAGGTAGCATTTACGGAACTTCATGGAAGAATGATGTCTTGCCTTTGCTGCCTTGGGTATTGATATTGCTGCCGGCAGCAATGCTGTATGCACGTCATGTGAACGTGCAGGAGCTAGGCGACGATGTCGCGGCCGGCGTCGGCAGCCCCGTTCAGAAGCATCGATTCGTGCTTCTGATTCTGGCGGTAGCCTTGGCGGGCGCCGCCGTTGCGATTGGCGGCGCCATCTCCTTCATCGGGCTTATGGCACCGCATATTGCGCGCCGCCTGGTAGGTCCGTCCTTCGGCGGTGTGCTGCCCTGTTCGGCCTTGATTGGCGCACTGCTGCTGCTTATCGCAGACTTGATTGGTCGAACGGTATTTACACCGCTCGATATTCCTGCGGGAGTGTTCACCGCTGTTATCGGGGCTCCGTTCTTTATCTATTTACTCTACCGCCATCGACACCAATAA
- a CDS encoding FecCD family ABC transporter permease, translated as MNSGRIASRYRALVLILFFVMVAVAMMCSVLFGVTQISLHNVIESYTAFNGSNEHLIIQHTRVPRALIAAAVGAGLAVAGAYMQGLTRNPLASPSILGVNAGAAFFVVTAYALVSDISYNVLTWVAFFGAAVAVAVVYGLGSLGRDGMTPIKITLAGSAMTAFFSSLTQGIQLTSGKAFEQTLFWLVGSVADRELSMLQAVAPYMLAALVVALLLAGQMNVLSMGDDVATGLGQRTWMIKIVAVIVILLLAGGSVAVAGPIAFVGIIIPHFARFLVGTDYKWVIPYSIALGALLLLIADIGARFIVMPKEVPVGVMTAIVGVPFFVYVARKGGNGK; from the coding sequence ATGAATAGTGGTAGAATTGCAAGCCGATACAGGGCTCTGGTCCTCATCTTATTTTTTGTCATGGTAGCTGTTGCGATGATGTGCAGTGTGTTATTTGGTGTTACACAAATTTCGCTTCATAACGTGATAGAATCGTATACTGCATTTAATGGCTCGAACGAGCATTTAATTATCCAGCACACACGGGTACCGCGGGCATTGATTGCGGCAGCTGTTGGCGCAGGTCTGGCAGTAGCAGGCGCCTATATGCAGGGTCTGACACGCAACCCATTAGCATCACCCTCCATTCTTGGGGTAAATGCGGGAGCTGCGTTCTTTGTCGTGACGGCCTATGCGCTCGTGTCGGATATTTCATATAACGTCCTAACTTGGGTGGCTTTCTTCGGTGCAGCCGTAGCGGTTGCGGTAGTTTATGGGCTTGGCTCATTAGGCAGAGATGGTATGACGCCCATTAAGATTACGTTGGCAGGTTCAGCGATGACCGCCTTCTTCTCTTCCTTAACACAGGGGATTCAGTTAACGAGTGGGAAGGCTTTTGAACAGACTTTATTCTGGCTGGTAGGCTCAGTAGCCGACCGTGAGCTTAGCATGCTGCAGGCGGTTGCTCCTTATATGCTGGCAGCTCTTGTTGTCGCCCTGCTCTTGGCTGGGCAGATGAACGTGCTCAGCATGGGGGATGATGTCGCAACAGGGCTTGGGCAACGCACATGGATGATTAAGATTGTGGCGGTTATCGTCATTCTGCTGCTCGCCGGCGGTTCAGTTGCTGTAGCGGGACCGATTGCATTTGTCGGTATTATCATTCCGCACTTCGCTCGGTTTCTAGTCGGAACCGATTATAAATGGGTTATTCCTTATAGTATTGCGCTAGGCGCGTTGCTGCTGCTCATTGCAGACATTGGCGCCAGGTTTATCGTCATGCCGAAGGAAGTACCGGTTGGCGTCATGACGGCTATTGTCGGCGTTCCTTTCTTCGTCTATGTTGCACGCAAAGGAGGGAATGGAAAATGA